A single genomic interval of Gammaproteobacteria bacterium harbors:
- a CDS encoding NAD(P)-dependent oxidoreductase, whose amino-acid sequence MQLVNHRILVTGPAGQIAFPLARRLAENNEVWGIARFSDAATRKRVDAVGVVTRSVDLADPDWADLPDSFDYVLHLAARVSADHDYDRAIQVNAEATGQLMSRFRSTRACLVMSTCRVYAVPENPRHNIVETDPLAALPQPYSATYAVSKLAQEAVARFAAREFNVPTVIARMNVAYGDNGGLPAMLLEAILQEAPIQLSDGANTVCLPIHESDIFDHLPGLLAAASVPAVITNWGGDQLVDIRELVAFMAEQVGREAHFESSPEGIVQLRPDPAKRARITGPCKVDWRDGIRRMIAARHPGIEILSETQAISII is encoded by the coding sequence GTGCAGCTTGTCAATCACAGAATCCTTGTCACCGGTCCGGCAGGACAGATCGCTTTTCCCCTGGCAAGGCGCTTGGCTGAAAACAATGAAGTATGGGGGATTGCCCGTTTCAGCGATGCCGCAACGCGCAAGCGTGTCGACGCGGTCGGTGTGGTTACACGCTCAGTCGATCTGGCGGACCCCGACTGGGCGGATTTGCCAGACAGTTTCGATTATGTATTGCATCTTGCGGCCAGGGTGAGCGCCGACCACGACTATGATCGGGCCATTCAGGTCAATGCAGAGGCGACCGGGCAGCTGATGAGTCGATTCCGTAGTACCCGTGCGTGCCTGGTGATGTCTACATGCCGGGTCTATGCCGTACCAGAGAACCCCCGCCATAATATTGTCGAAACCGATCCCTTGGCGGCACTGCCACAGCCTTATTCGGCAACCTACGCCGTGTCGAAGCTGGCGCAGGAGGCGGTGGCCCGTTTTGCCGCGCGGGAATTCAACGTGCCCACGGTCATTGCCCGCATGAACGTGGCATATGGCGATAACGGTGGTTTACCTGCCATGCTGCTGGAGGCCATTCTTCAAGAAGCCCCCATTCAATTGTCCGACGGCGCGAATACCGTATGCCTGCCGATTCATGAGTCCGATATTTTTGATCATTTACCCGGATTGCTGGCCGCGGCGTCAGTGCCTGCTGTCATAACCAATTGGGGTGGTGACCAGCTCGTGGATATACGAGAACTGGTCGCCTTCATGGCTGAGCAGGTAGGTCGGGAAGCACACTTCGAATCCTCACCTGAAGGCATTGTGCAATTGCGGCCGGATCCGGCCAAACGCGCCAGGATTACTGGTCCATGCAAGGTGGATTGGCGTGACGGGATTCGGCGGATGATCGCCGCTCGTCATCCCGGGATTGAGATCCTGTCCGAGACCCAAGCCATATCGATTATTTGA
- the dmpG gene encoding 4-hydroxy-2-oxovalerate aldolase — MDLKGRKVTLHDMCLRDGMHAKQHQISLDEMRAVARGLDEAGIPLIEVTHGDGLGGRSINYGFPCNTDEEYLEAVVGVVKRAKISALLLPGIGTVDHLKMARDCGIGTIRVATHCTEADVSEQHIGMGREMGLDTVGFLMMAHMIGPEELVEQALLMESYGANCLYCTDSAGYMLPDDVTARIALLRRELKPGTELGFHGHHNMALGIANSLAAIEAGANRIDGSVAGLGAGAGNTPLEVFVAVLDRMGVEHGVDLFRIMDVAEDLVVPMMDQVIRIDRDSLILGYAGVYSSFLLFARRAAKKYGVSSRDILVELGKRKTVGGQEDMIEDLALDMARAQR; from the coding sequence ATGGACCTCAAAGGCAGGAAAGTAACGCTGCACGATATGTGTCTGCGCGATGGCATGCACGCCAAGCAGCACCAGATATCGCTCGACGAGATGCGCGCGGTGGCGCGCGGACTCGATGAAGCGGGGATACCATTGATCGAGGTCACGCATGGCGATGGGCTCGGCGGGCGTTCGATCAACTACGGTTTTCCGTGCAACACCGACGAGGAATATCTCGAGGCCGTGGTCGGCGTGGTGAAGCGCGCGAAGATATCGGCGCTGCTGCTGCCGGGTATCGGTACCGTGGATCACCTGAAGATGGCGCGTGACTGCGGTATCGGCACGATTCGCGTGGCGACGCACTGCACCGAGGCGGATGTCTCGGAACAGCATATCGGCATGGGTCGCGAGATGGGACTCGACACGGTCGGCTTCCTGATGATGGCGCACATGATCGGGCCGGAGGAACTCGTCGAGCAGGCACTGCTGATGGAGAGCTACGGCGCGAACTGCCTGTATTGCACCGACTCGGCCGGCTACATGCTGCCCGACGATGTGACGGCGCGGATCGCGCTGCTGCGCCGCGAGCTGAAACCGGGGACCGAGCTCGGTTTCCATGGCCACCACAACATGGCGCTGGGAATCGCCAACTCGCTGGCCGCGATCGAAGCCGGCGCCAACCGCATCGACGGCTCGGTGGCCGGTCTCGGCGCGGGTGCCGGCAATACCCCGCTCGAAGTGTTTGTCGCGGTGCTTGACCGCATGGGCGTCGAGCACGGTGTGGACCTGTTCCGGATCATGGACGTGGCGGAGGACCTGGTGGTGCCGATGATGGACCAGGTGATCCGCATCGACCGTGACTCGCTGATCCTCGGCTATGCCGGCGTGTACTCGAGCTTCCTGCTGTTTGCCCGGCGCGCCGCGAAAAAATACGGTGTCAGCTCGCGCGATATCCTGGTCGAACTCGGCAAGCGCAAGACGGTCGGCGGACAGGAGGACATGATCGAGGATCTGGCGCTCGATATGGCTCGCGCGCAGCGCTGA
- a CDS encoding fumarylacetoacetate hydrolase family protein, which produces MNEETVTRLGDELYRALRSHSVLAPLTEREPAITIDDAYRISLRFLQRRLADGEKLIGKKIGVTSKPVQDMLDVRQPDFGFLTDRMHYPDGAAIAVAGNLVAPRAEAEIAFRLKSDLVGPGITEADVLAATACIMPCFEIVDSRIRDWKIRIQDTVADNASCGVFVLGDTEADPRKFDLPRLHVRVFKNGMPLSEGLGSAVQGNPLTAVAWLANTLGRYDIPLLAGDIILSGSVVPLEPVRAGDEMRCEVQGMGSAHCHFV; this is translated from the coding sequence ATGAACGAAGAAACCGTCACGAGGCTGGGCGACGAACTCTACCGGGCACTGCGTTCGCATTCGGTGCTCGCTCCGCTCACCGAGCGCGAACCCGCGATCACCATCGACGATGCCTACCGCATATCGCTGCGCTTTCTGCAGCGCAGGCTGGCCGATGGCGAGAAGCTCATCGGCAAGAAGATCGGCGTCACCTCGAAGCCGGTACAGGACATGCTGGACGTGCGGCAACCGGATTTCGGGTTTCTGACCGATCGCATGCACTATCCTGACGGCGCCGCGATTGCGGTCGCGGGCAACCTGGTCGCGCCGCGCGCGGAGGCCGAGATCGCGTTCCGCCTGAAAAGCGACCTGGTCGGTCCGGGTATCACCGAGGCCGATGTGCTGGCCGCGACTGCCTGCATCATGCCGTGCTTCGAGATCGTCGACTCGCGTATCCGTGACTGGAAGATCCGCATCCAGGACACGGTTGCCGACAACGCCTCCTGCGGCGTGTTCGTGCTCGGCGATACCGAGGCCGATCCGCGCAAATTCGACCTGCCCAGGCTCCATGTGCGGGTGTTCAAGAACGGCATGCCGCTCAGCGAAGGGCTGGGTTCGGCGGTGCAGGGCAATCCGCTCACCGCGGTGGCGTGGCTGGCCAACACGCTCGGGCGTTACGATATTCCGTTGCTCGCGGGCGACATCATCCTCTCGGGTTCGGTGGTACCGCTCGAGCCGGTCAGGGCGGGCGACGAGATGCGCTGCGAAGTGCAGGGCATGGGCAGCGCACACTGCCACTTCGTCTGA
- a CDS encoding DUF1214 domain-containing protein: protein MSESGDQSIDEIMDGRAWDVFCDGLKAARSVIFDQSTADNAFDRAEGYRYLSRLTRLALEKFVENNDPLVPRLYQLSREDAKIGADNPDAYYQNACLSGQHEYRLWGNRNSVFYLGIGTYTGNYGSSEASGRSGYIEGDDLEIADDGSFEIILSTKPHAGNWLPMEPETSSLIVRQFFLNRENEQRAELHIERIDAQGPPAPLDPSTLAQALKDSAAFVNGTARIFAGWTDMFIKRPNELNLMPLEKRESAHMDPNQPFFYHGYWTLAADEALLVSAKEPECRYWNFQVNNIWMESLDYRYHRITLNKHSVFRDDDGFFTIVVAHRDPGVRNWIDTAGHSHGTMGLRWNAALNPPRPDCRVVKLSELGNQIKPATNGR, encoded by the coding sequence GTGAGCGAAAGCGGCGATCAATCAATCGACGAAATCATGGATGGCCGTGCCTGGGACGTGTTTTGTGATGGCCTCAAAGCCGCACGTAGCGTTATTTTCGACCAGAGCACTGCCGACAATGCGTTCGACAGGGCAGAAGGCTATCGTTACCTCAGCCGTCTGACCCGTCTCGCATTGGAGAAATTTGTCGAGAACAACGACCCACTGGTACCGCGGTTGTATCAGCTCAGCCGGGAAGACGCCAAGATAGGCGCCGACAATCCGGATGCCTACTATCAAAACGCGTGTTTGAGCGGGCAGCACGAATACCGGCTCTGGGGCAATCGAAATTCGGTCTTTTACCTGGGGATAGGCACCTATACCGGAAATTATGGCAGTTCCGAAGCGTCTGGTCGCAGCGGCTACATTGAAGGTGACGATCTCGAGATCGCCGACGATGGCAGTTTCGAGATCATACTCAGCACAAAGCCCCATGCAGGCAACTGGCTGCCGATGGAGCCGGAAACCTCCTCGCTCATCGTTCGCCAGTTTTTTCTGAATCGGGAAAACGAGCAACGTGCCGAACTGCATATCGAGCGGATTGACGCACAGGGTCCGCCGGCTCCTCTTGATCCATCAACCCTGGCGCAGGCACTGAAAGACAGCGCAGCTTTCGTGAATGGAACCGCTCGCATATTTGCCGGGTGGACGGACATGTTTATCAAGCGACCCAACGAACTGAACCTGATGCCGCTGGAGAAGCGTGAATCCGCGCATATGGACCCCAACCAGCCGTTTTTCTACCATGGATATTGGACTCTGGCAGCCGATGAAGCATTACTGGTCTCGGCGAAAGAGCCCGAGTGCCGCTATTGGAACTTTCAGGTGAACAATATCTGGATGGAGTCGCTTGACTACCGTTATCACCGGATCACATTGAACAAGCATAGTGTGTTCCGCGATGACGATGGCTTCTTTACCATCGTTGTTGCCCATCGTGATCCGGGAGTGCGCAACTGGATCGACACGGCTGGCCACAGTCACGGGACCATGGGTTTGCGCTGGAACGCAGCGCTCAATCCTCCTCGCCCGGACTGCCGCGTGGTAAAACTTTCAGAGCTTGGGAATCAGATCAAGCCGGCGA
- a CDS encoding acetaldehyde dehydrogenase (acetylating) produces MANRIKAAIIGPGNIGTDLLMKARRSTLLEPVWMVGVEPDSPGLARAREMGLKTTSDGVDGMLPTLRADGVQICFDATSAQVHAANSAKVNAHGALMIDLTPAAIGPYCIPPVNLQDHLGKREMNVNMVTCGGQATIPMVAAVSRVQKVAYGEIIATVASKSVGPGTRRNIDEFTRTTAGAVEKVGGAAEGKAIIVINPAAPPLIMRDTIHCLTEDLPDEEAITRSIHKMIAEVQKYVPGYTLKNGPVFDGKRVSVWLEVAGLGDFLPRYAGNLDIMTAAALRTAEMFAREIIDGRLVLEPVAA; encoded by the coding sequence ATGGCGAACAGGATCAAGGCGGCAATCATCGGCCCGGGCAATATCGGCACCGATCTGCTGATGAAGGCGCGGCGCTCGACGCTGCTCGAGCCGGTCTGGATGGTCGGCGTGGAGCCTGATTCGCCGGGCCTCGCGCGGGCTCGCGAGATGGGTCTGAAAACCACCTCCGACGGAGTGGACGGCATGCTGCCGACGCTGCGCGCCGACGGCGTTCAGATCTGCTTCGATGCGACCTCGGCCCAGGTGCACGCGGCAAACTCGGCCAAGGTCAATGCCCACGGTGCGCTGATGATCGACCTCACGCCGGCGGCGATCGGCCCCTACTGCATTCCTCCGGTAAACCTCCAGGATCATCTCGGCAAGCGCGAGATGAACGTCAACATGGTGACCTGCGGCGGTCAGGCCACCATCCCGATGGTTGCCGCGGTGAGCCGGGTGCAGAAAGTCGCCTACGGCGAGATCATCGCCACGGTAGCGTCGAAATCGGTTGGTCCGGGCACGCGCAGGAACATCGACGAGTTCACCCGTACCACCGCCGGCGCGGTGGAGAAGGTGGGTGGCGCTGCCGAGGGCAAGGCGATCATCGTGATCAACCCGGCCGCGCCGCCGCTGATCATGCGCGACACGATCCACTGCCTCACCGAGGACCTGCCCGATGAGGAAGCCATCACCCGTTCGATCCACAAGATGATTGCGGAAGTGCAGAAATACGTGCCCGGCTACACCCTGAAGAACGGTCCGGTGTTCGACGGCAAGCGGGTGTCGGTATGGCTGGAAGTGGCGGGCCTCGGCGATTTCCTGCCCCGCTACGCCGGCAATCTCGACATCATGACCGCCGCCGCATTGCGCACCGCGGAAATGTTCGCGCGGGAGATCATCGACGGGCGGCTGGTGCTGGAGCCGGTGGCTGCGTAG
- a CDS encoding alpha/beta fold hydrolase: MSVLPKGKFAACANGYRMHYLDVGAGPVVVFLHGSGPGASGHSNFQGNYPYLVERGFRCIVVDHIGYGFSDKPADVEYPLAFFTECLRQTLAAAGVSNCSLVGNSLGGAIALQFALDYPQLTERLVLMAPGGLNAKEEYFRMPGMQKMAQVFSSGQAVTPAVMKELFAGSLMHDPRYATDALIAERTEIMQLMNAQVMATMKVPELTDRLPGIKAPVLAFWGMNERMMPESGIMKLARNTPDIRLVLVSNCGHWVMVEHQDMFNRMTHDFLAHGT, translated from the coding sequence ATGTCAGTACTGCCCAAGGGCAAATTTGCCGCCTGTGCCAACGGCTATCGCATGCACTATCTCGATGTCGGCGCGGGACCCGTGGTGGTGTTCCTGCATGGCAGCGGGCCGGGTGCCAGCGGGCACAGCAACTTCCAGGGCAATTATCCGTACCTGGTCGAGCGCGGTTTTCGCTGCATCGTCGTGGATCATATCGGCTACGGCTTTTCCGACAAGCCGGCCGATGTCGAGTATCCGCTGGCATTCTTCACCGAATGCCTGCGCCAGACGCTCGCTGCCGCCGGCGTCAGCAACTGCTCGCTGGTCGGAAACTCGCTCGGCGGTGCCATCGCGCTGCAGTTCGCGCTCGACTATCCGCAGCTGACCGAACGCCTGGTGCTGATGGCGCCGGGTGGCCTGAACGCGAAGGAAGAATATTTCCGGATGCCGGGCATGCAGAAAATGGCACAGGTTTTTTCTTCGGGCCAGGCCGTCACGCCGGCAGTGATGAAAGAACTGTTTGCCGGCTCGCTGATGCACGATCCACGCTACGCCACCGACGCCCTGATCGCCGAGCGCACCGAGATCATGCAATTGATGAATGCCCAGGTGATGGCCACGATGAAGGTGCCGGAGCTCACCGATCGTCTGCCCGGGATCAAGGCGCCGGTGCTGGCGTTCTGGGGCATGAACGAGCGCATGATGCCGGAATCGGGGATCATGAAGCTGGCGAGGAACACGCCCGACATCCGCCTGGTGCTGGTCTCGAATTGCGGGCACTGGGTGATGGTCGAGCACCAGGACATGTTCAACCGCATGACTCATGACTTCCTGGCGCACGGCACATGA